A single Burkholderia savannae DNA region contains:
- the tagB-5 gene encoding type VI secretion system accessory protein TagB-5, translated as MSDILQAALATLADTRTLSGVDLSYADLSRRDLSVCTFDRVILRGANLSGSQLDTTCWLHCDLTGARVDGATLGGSSWHAVALHGASLCATTGDAFAMTDADLAEATLTDTLWARSTFERCDLTAAQCTGAKLQRCETVDCRFEHTNFANAELERFAAMHADLSTARFDATRLTNALLTNADLCGQRFDHCELTMTHFNGAKLSGSDFSSASLVQTMFFDADLECATLAGARGRHTRFADATLVGANLTGAAFDETDFARARLSSANARGLRAQMSLFAHADCADATLAGGSFVYCDFSHAKLSRADCTDADFSHANLHAVDDRAARWAGARKTGVRPTDPTLAQAERWTAPER; from the coding sequence ATGTCCGACATCCTTCAGGCGGCACTTGCCACCCTCGCCGACACCCGCACACTATCCGGCGTCGATCTTTCGTATGCCGATCTTTCGCGGCGCGACCTGTCCGTCTGCACATTCGACCGCGTGATCTTGCGCGGCGCGAACCTCTCGGGATCGCAGCTCGACACGACGTGCTGGCTGCATTGCGACCTGACGGGCGCACGCGTTGACGGCGCAACACTCGGCGGATCGAGCTGGCACGCGGTCGCGTTGCACGGCGCGAGCCTGTGCGCGACAACGGGAGACGCGTTTGCGATGACAGACGCCGATCTCGCCGAAGCGACGCTAACCGACACGCTTTGGGCGCGCTCGACGTTCGAGCGCTGCGACCTCACTGCCGCACAGTGCACAGGGGCAAAGCTGCAGCGTTGCGAAACCGTCGATTGCCGCTTCGAGCACACCAACTTCGCGAACGCCGAACTCGAGCGCTTCGCAGCGATGCACGCCGACCTGTCGACCGCCCGCTTTGACGCCACGCGTCTGACGAACGCGCTCCTCACTAACGCGGATCTGTGCGGGCAACGCTTCGACCACTGCGAACTAACAATGACGCATTTCAACGGCGCAAAGCTGTCCGGCAGTGATTTCAGCAGCGCATCGCTCGTGCAGACGATGTTCTTCGATGCCGACCTCGAATGCGCGACGCTCGCTGGTGCGCGCGGCCGCCATACTCGCTTCGCGGACGCGACGCTCGTTGGCGCCAACCTCACCGGGGCGGCATTCGACGAAACTGATTTCGCGCGCGCGCGCTTGTCTTCAGCAAACGCCCGTGGGTTGCGTGCACAGATGTCGCTCTTCGCGCATGCCGATTGCGCCGACGCCACGCTCGCGGGCGGCAGCTTCGTTTACTGCGATTTCTCGCACGCAAAGCTGTCGCGCGCTGACTGCACCGACGCCGATTTCTCGCATGCGAACCTACACGCCGTCGACGATCGCGCCGCCCGCTGGGCCGGCGCACGCAAGACAGGCGTGCGCCCGACCGATCCCACACTCGCGCAGGCCGAGCGATGGACCGCACCCGAACGATAA
- the tssH gene encoding type VI secretion system ATPase TssH, whose protein sequence is MMLVDLKPLIEQLNPYCRTSLENAIGACVARRHDDVTVEHLLARLCDEPSADVALLLRAIGVDAARLRRQADAALDARQAGDGGRPAFAPSLLALLQDAWLIASLELGETRIRSAAVLAAAVARAARQPSPGCDDVLQSLRKDALLAHFTDTCAQSVESTQTRARDGAPGGAHDGSSAIARYCEDFTAKARAGGIDPVFGRDAEIRQIVDILARRRKNNPVCVGEPGVGKTAVVEGLALRIAEGDVPATLRHATLLGLDLGLLQAGASVKGEFEQRLKRVIAEIRASQTPVVLFVDEAHTLVGAGGPAGTSDAASLLKPALARGELRTIAATTWSEYKKYFEKDAALARRFQPVKLDSPDVATSVMILRGLKDRYQDAHGVTIRDDALVAAAELSDRYITGRQLPDKAIDLLDTACARVKVRLQTKPAALEDAERAIQALERERRALRQDLADRCEPDTPRVADIADELVAQSTRADALRDAWAAQRDAAQALVDARRACCAIADTAAHARTDSDVRAASNAQADSNSHADARDRAKRALADATHRFKHAQRDAQLVRIDVDPHAIADVVADWTGIAAGKLRRDRANVMLRLADTLKRRIRGQDHAIEQIAEAVKTSAAGVHDPRRPLGVFLLAGPSGVGKTETAIAVADALFGDERSIVVVNMSEFQERHEVSRLIGSPPGYVGYGEGGMLTEAVRQRPYSVVLLDEVEKAHPDVLNLFYQVFDKGSLSDGEGKEVDFANTVIFLTSNLGAGAIANLVADGGRPDADEMRAAIRPTLSHHFKPALLARMAVIPYATLAPDTLVDIARLKFERITARVAAQHGTRVVCDDAVVAHVAAHCTEVESGARNVDFVLQRHVLPALAQHILVRACDATPTSAIRVAVDADGCFAVSTDEPATSNAS, encoded by the coding sequence ATCATGCTGGTTGACCTGAAGCCGTTGATCGAACAGCTCAACCCCTATTGCCGAACGTCGCTCGAAAACGCGATCGGCGCATGCGTCGCGCGCCGGCACGACGACGTCACCGTCGAGCACTTGCTCGCGCGGCTGTGCGACGAACCGTCGGCTGACGTCGCGCTGCTGCTGCGCGCGATCGGGGTCGACGCGGCGCGCCTGCGCCGGCAAGCCGACGCGGCGCTCGACGCACGGCAGGCGGGCGACGGCGGCCGCCCCGCGTTCGCGCCGTCGCTGCTCGCGCTGCTGCAAGACGCATGGCTGATCGCGTCGCTCGAGCTCGGCGAAACGCGAATCCGCTCGGCGGCGGTGCTCGCCGCCGCGGTCGCGCGCGCCGCGCGGCAGCCATCGCCCGGCTGCGACGACGTGTTGCAGTCGCTACGCAAGGACGCGCTTCTCGCGCACTTCACTGACACGTGCGCGCAATCGGTCGAATCGACACAAACGCGCGCGCGCGACGGCGCGCCGGGCGGTGCGCACGATGGGTCGAGCGCGATCGCCCGCTATTGCGAGGACTTCACCGCGAAGGCCCGCGCCGGCGGGATCGATCCCGTGTTCGGCCGTGACGCCGAAATCCGTCAGATCGTCGACATCCTCGCGCGGCGGCGCAAGAACAATCCAGTGTGCGTCGGCGAGCCGGGCGTCGGCAAGACGGCCGTCGTCGAGGGGCTCGCGCTGCGGATCGCCGAAGGCGACGTGCCGGCGACGCTGCGGCACGCGACGCTGCTCGGTCTCGATCTCGGGCTGCTTCAGGCGGGCGCGAGCGTCAAGGGCGAATTCGAGCAGCGGCTCAAGCGCGTGATCGCCGAAATTCGCGCGTCGCAAACGCCCGTTGTGCTATTCGTCGACGAGGCGCACACGCTGGTCGGCGCAGGCGGCCCGGCGGGCACATCCGATGCGGCGAGCCTGCTGAAGCCCGCGCTCGCGCGGGGCGAGCTGCGCACGATCGCGGCGACGACGTGGAGCGAATACAAGAAGTATTTCGAAAAGGATGCGGCGCTCGCCCGACGCTTTCAGCCAGTGAAGCTCGACAGCCCCGATGTCGCGACGTCGGTGATGATTCTGCGCGGCCTGAAGGACCGCTATCAGGACGCGCACGGCGTGACGATCCGCGACGACGCGCTCGTCGCGGCAGCCGAGCTGTCGGATCGCTACATCACGGGCCGGCAGTTGCCGGACAAGGCGATCGACCTGCTTGACACGGCCTGCGCACGCGTGAAAGTTCGCCTGCAGACGAAGCCCGCCGCGCTTGAGGACGCGGAGCGCGCGATCCAGGCGCTCGAGCGCGAGCGTCGCGCGCTGCGACAGGACCTCGCCGATCGTTGCGAGCCGGACACGCCGCGCGTCGCCGACATCGCGGACGAGCTCGTCGCGCAGTCCACGCGCGCCGACGCGTTACGGGACGCATGGGCGGCACAACGCGACGCGGCGCAAGCGCTCGTCGACGCGCGCCGCGCATGCTGTGCGATCGCGGATACCGCAGCGCATGCACGAACCGATTCGGATGTGCGCGCCGCTTCGAACGCCCAGGCCGATTCGAATTCGCATGCCGACGCGCGCGACCGCGCGAAGCGCGCGCTCGCCGACGCGACCCATCGCTTCAAGCACGCGCAGCGCGACGCCCAGCTCGTGCGGATCGACGTCGATCCGCACGCGATCGCCGACGTCGTGGCTGACTGGACCGGCATCGCGGCCGGCAAGCTGCGCCGCGACCGTGCGAACGTGATGCTGCGACTCGCCGACACGCTCAAGCGCCGCATCCGCGGCCAGGATCACGCGATCGAGCAGATCGCGGAAGCCGTCAAGACAAGCGCGGCCGGCGTGCATGATCCGCGTCGACCGCTCGGCGTGTTCCTGCTCGCGGGGCCGTCGGGCGTCGGCAAAACCGAAACCGCGATCGCCGTCGCCGACGCGCTGTTCGGCGACGAGCGCTCGATCGTCGTCGTCAACATGAGCGAGTTTCAGGAGCGGCACGAAGTCAGCCGTTTGATCGGCTCACCACCCGGCTACGTCGGCTACGGCGAAGGCGGGATGCTGACCGAGGCGGTGCGCCAGCGGCCCTATTCGGTCGTGCTGCTCGACGAAGTCGAGAAAGCCCACCCGGATGTGTTGAATCTGTTCTACCAGGTCTTCGATAAGGGCTCGCTGTCCGACGGCGAAGGCAAGGAAGTCGACTTTGCGAACACGGTGATCTTCCTGACGTCGAATCTCGGCGCGGGTGCAATCGCCAATCTAGTCGCGGACGGCGGCCGGCCAGACGCGGACGAGATGCGCGCGGCGATCCGGCCGACTCTGTCGCACCATTTCAAGCCCGCGCTGCTCGCGCGGATGGCCGTGATTCCGTATGCGACGCTCGCGCCCGACACGCTCGTGGACATCGCGCGGCTGAAGTTCGAACGCATTACGGCGCGCGTCGCTGCGCAGCATGGAACGCGCGTCGTCTGTGACGACGCCGTCGTCGCGCACGTCGCTGCGCACTGTACCGAAGTCGAATCGGGCGCGCGCAACGTCGACTTCGTCCTGCAACGTCACGTGCTGCCTGCGCTCGCGCAGCACATTCTCGTGCGCGCGTGCGATGCGACGCCTACATCCGCGATCCGCGTCGCGGTCGACGCCGACGGCTGCTTCGCTGTCTCGACCGACGAGCCGGCCACGTCCAACGCGTCCTGA
- the tssG gene encoding type VI secretion system baseplate subunit TssG: MPALEPVLLGEAKHFAYFQAIRLLRRIVRERRGDAVGGPAAPMPIHTRPNLALSFPDTDVERIDKAEDGGYRVIANFFGLYGVSSPLPTFYTEDLIDEASKGRHAARSFLDVLHRVLYPLLFDAWLKYRLSLRIVEDHDAAALRPLYALAGVDVRTARDAGLHEHALLRHVGLLSQRPRSAAGLRALLADVLAPSTVDIEQCVPQWLPIPVDQRTRVGANAHRLGVDARVGERMRDDGGRLRIVLGDVPGPLFRELMPCGDAFRRLRFLARLYLTLPFVVDVEVRVRTRDAGPARCGGDAWSRVGLDAWLGGPSAKHATSPEFRLPTSPFDQARPHHAG, translated from the coding sequence ATGCCTGCTCTAGAACCTGTCCTGCTCGGCGAGGCGAAGCACTTCGCGTATTTCCAGGCGATCCGGCTGCTGCGTCGCATTGTCCGCGAACGGCGCGGCGACGCCGTAGGTGGACCCGCCGCGCCGATGCCAATCCATACGCGGCCGAATCTCGCGCTGTCGTTTCCGGACACCGACGTCGAGCGCATCGACAAGGCTGAAGACGGCGGCTACCGGGTCATCGCGAACTTCTTCGGGCTGTACGGCGTATCGTCGCCACTGCCGACGTTCTATACCGAAGACCTGATTGACGAAGCGTCCAAAGGCCGCCACGCGGCGCGAAGCTTCCTCGACGTGCTGCATCGCGTGCTCTATCCGCTGCTGTTCGACGCATGGCTCAAGTACCGGCTGTCGCTGCGGATCGTCGAGGATCACGACGCGGCCGCGCTGCGTCCGCTCTATGCGCTCGCGGGCGTTGACGTGCGCACCGCGCGCGACGCGGGCCTGCACGAGCACGCGCTGCTGCGACACGTCGGGTTGCTGAGCCAGCGGCCGCGTTCGGCGGCCGGATTACGCGCGCTGCTCGCCGACGTGCTCGCGCCCTCGACGGTCGACATCGAGCAGTGTGTGCCGCAATGGCTGCCGATTCCCGTTGATCAGCGCACTCGCGTCGGCGCGAACGCGCATCGGCTCGGCGTCGATGCGCGCGTTGGCGAGCGAATGCGCGACGACGGCGGGCGGCTGCGCATCGTGCTCGGCGATGTGCCGGGCCCGCTGTTTCGCGAGCTAATGCCGTGCGGCGACGCGTTTCGCCGGCTCCGGTTCCTCGCTCGCCTCTATTTGACGCTACCGTTCGTCGTCGACGTCGAGGTACGCGTGCGTACGCGCGACGCGGGCCCCGCGCGCTGCGGCGGCGACGCATGGTCGCGCGTCGGACTCGACGCGTGGCTGGGCGGCCCTTCTGCCAAACACGCGACGTCGCCTGAATTCCGTCTTCCGACTTCCCCCTTTGATCAAGCGAGACCCCATCATGCTGGTTGA
- a CDS encoding type VI secretion system accessory protein TagAB-5 encodes MKIVKPNTLALLYRTLRFEGVDRLSIGALALFPLRADAPVGPDDLATETELWQVAQQMFDEHALLDEGFPKPAGEFLVYGNVYAPACERGARTSIAVRARIGATCKERLVDVRASAPLADFRALLASDRERVRHLGPLDARWQANHWPHLPPGTRAEYFHAAPRDQRIAGFWRGGESIELVNMHADRPIIAGALPRLRARCFVERMVGGVARVDTCPMRAETVWLFPGAVCGIILYRALAAIDDEDGDDVVRVIAGWECADAPPLADDAYIGQPMIEDRRPLANAAALAESVDDEARANTGPDVDRMAAVSASHTKPPVLDLSELERDAAALAVQTDALLAEHGLTEADITRLLPARVAPTDLNLDELAALAAELNAQTEQWQTQCCASAVAGVQNATPPSSSSPWSPESDDAPLVKLLRQADAQARALVEQLGLSRAQVQAAAHDRPELAALVDALDAPLDLGALTTGLAAPGNREAIAPDALVAPEQPPANQLDDAALALPAASQISGAAPAPPLTRELVIERHAHGLGFAGLDLSDLDLSSAALEHADFRDAHLERTCFAGCKLSGASFERALMSHADFSNADLSETTLVQASAPDASFRGATLDRARLDRTDFTNCDFTRASLVDSRCVGAQFDASAMSALTAARLDGAHASFAGCTLDAADFTSARLPRANFQHATLTDATFASAQCDGVEWHAAQAPHARFHAASLRGSRADAATSFRQANLSRASLDDANWDGADLSHANLHKATLDRASLVHAIASGTQLTLTSARHADLAKADLSHADMRFSNLFGTSLRRTRLNGAQLQSSNLYGADCYGTALSRSQFDGANVYRTLLDVPVHLLTEIARRSI; translated from the coding sequence ATGAAAATTGTCAAACCCAATACGCTTGCACTGCTCTACCGAACACTGCGCTTCGAAGGCGTCGACCGGCTGTCGATCGGCGCGCTCGCGCTCTTTCCGCTGCGCGCTGACGCACCTGTCGGCCCTGATGACCTCGCGACCGAGACAGAGCTCTGGCAAGTTGCACAACAGATGTTCGACGAACACGCACTGCTTGACGAAGGCTTTCCGAAGCCGGCAGGTGAATTTCTCGTCTACGGCAACGTGTATGCACCTGCGTGCGAACGCGGCGCGCGCACGTCTATCGCGGTACGCGCGCGCATCGGTGCGACGTGCAAGGAACGGCTCGTCGACGTGCGAGCGTCCGCGCCGCTTGCCGATTTCCGCGCGTTGCTGGCCTCGGATCGCGAGCGTGTGCGCCATCTCGGGCCATTGGACGCCCGCTGGCAGGCGAATCATTGGCCTCATCTCCCCCCCGGCACACGCGCCGAGTACTTCCACGCAGCGCCACGCGACCAACGGATCGCCGGATTCTGGCGCGGCGGCGAGAGCATCGAGCTCGTCAATATGCATGCGGATCGGCCGATCATCGCGGGCGCGCTACCGCGTCTGCGGGCGCGCTGCTTCGTCGAGCGCATGGTCGGCGGCGTCGCGCGCGTTGACACGTGTCCAATGCGTGCGGAAACCGTCTGGCTGTTCCCCGGCGCGGTCTGCGGAATCATCCTGTATCGCGCGCTCGCTGCGATCGACGACGAAGACGGCGATGATGTCGTGCGCGTGATCGCCGGCTGGGAATGCGCCGACGCTCCGCCGCTGGCCGACGATGCTTACATCGGCCAGCCGATGATCGAAGATCGGCGTCCGCTCGCGAACGCCGCCGCGCTGGCAGAAAGCGTCGACGATGAAGCGCGCGCCAATACTGGCCCCGACGTGGACCGTATGGCGGCCGTGTCGGCCTCGCACACGAAACCGCCTGTACTGGACCTGTCCGAGCTCGAACGGGATGCGGCGGCACTCGCCGTACAAACCGACGCGTTGCTCGCCGAACACGGCCTGACCGAAGCCGATATCACGCGGCTACTGCCCGCGCGCGTCGCACCCACCGACCTGAACTTGGACGAACTCGCCGCGCTCGCAGCGGAACTCAACGCGCAGACCGAGCAATGGCAAACGCAGTGTTGCGCATCAGCGGTAGCCGGCGTGCAAAACGCCACTCCGCCGTCGTCATCGTCTCCTTGGTCGCCGGAATCGGACGACGCACCACTCGTCAAACTGCTCCGGCAAGCCGACGCGCAAGCCCGCGCGCTCGTCGAGCAGCTCGGCTTATCGCGCGCGCAGGTGCAGGCGGCTGCGCACGACCGGCCCGAGCTTGCCGCGCTCGTGGACGCGCTCGATGCACCGCTCGACCTCGGCGCGCTAACGACAGGCCTCGCGGCGCCCGGTAACCGCGAAGCGATTGCACCGGATGCGCTGGTCGCCCCCGAACAGCCGCCCGCCAATCAGCTCGACGATGCCGCGCTAGCGCTCCCCGCCGCTTCGCAGATCAGCGGTGCGGCGCCCGCGCCCCCGCTCACGCGCGAGTTGGTCATCGAACGCCACGCCCATGGGCTCGGCTTCGCCGGCCTCGATCTGAGCGATCTGGATCTCTCGTCGGCAGCGCTCGAGCACGCGGATTTCCGCGATGCACACCTCGAGCGAACCTGCTTCGCAGGCTGCAAGCTGTCCGGCGCGTCGTTCGAGCGCGCCCTGATGTCGCATGCGGACTTCTCGAACGCGGACCTGAGCGAGACGACGCTTGTACAAGCGTCCGCGCCCGATGCATCGTTCCGAGGCGCCACGCTCGACCGCGCGCGCCTCGACCGCACCGACTTCACCAACTGCGACTTCACGCGCGCGTCGCTCGTCGACAGCCGCTGCGTGGGAGCGCAATTCGATGCAAGCGCGATGTCTGCGCTCACCGCCGCGCGACTCGATGGCGCGCATGCGAGCTTTGCTGGCTGCACACTCGACGCCGCCGATTTCACGTCCGCGCGCTTGCCGCGCGCGAACTTCCAGCACGCAACGCTTACGGACGCAACGTTCGCGTCGGCGCAATGTGACGGCGTCGAATGGCATGCCGCGCAAGCGCCGCACGCTCGATTTCACGCGGCATCGCTGCGCGGATCGCGCGCGGACGCGGCGACGTCGTTCCGGCAGGCCAACCTGAGCAGGGCGTCGCTCGACGATGCGAACTGGGACGGCGCGGACCTGAGTCACGCGAATCTGCACAAGGCGACGCTCGATCGCGCGAGCCTCGTTCATGCGATCGCGAGCGGCACGCAACTGACCCTGACAAGCGCACGGCACGCCGATCTGGCAAAGGCCGATCTATCACACGCGGACATGCGCTTCTCGAACCTGTTCGGCACATCGCTACGCCGCACACGGCTCAACGGTGCCCAACTTCAATCGAGCAACCTGTACGGCGCCGATTGCTATGGCACGGCGCTCAGCCGATCACAGTTCGACGGCGCGAACGTCTATCGAACCCTGCTTGACGTGCCGGTCCACCTCTTAACAGAAATCGCCCGCCGATCCATTTGA
- a CDS encoding type VI secretion system Vgr family protein: MSSSHQLIADAASANARRFAFVSDAYGDMTFEVVDVTGREAISQPYRFELTLISAEPQIDFTKMLSRAATLTIRPQYGNANTTRYSGVLAEFDQLNGFRNRTVYRAVLVPRLWQLSQYKVSDVYLNEQTIPDIVKRVLRAASFGGRDYRFRHGGAYRKRSFVCQYDESHLDFVSRWMEKEGIYYYFEQDGARDTLVIVDERRHQPGPADDLALRYLPPTDFDTGIDANRVQAFACRAKPLPREVVLRDFNHRKAELPLEVRESVSRDGVGERVSSDEHFHTKEEGQRYAKLRAEALICEGRRFAGEATATGLRAGRFIALSGHYRTDFDGRYLVTAVTHRGSQACLLFPDLDTPFGATPREVVYRSEFDAIPANVQYRPPRTTPKPQAAGVVSAIVDGEGSGKLAELDEYGQYKVRFPFAHTAHPANKGSARIRMATPYSGRDRGMHLPLLKQTEVKIAFDGGDPDRPVIVGAVPNSSHHSVVTRKNPAAHRIMTEHNQLYMKDGSDAATWLHAPNNHIGIGAVGPSDGLALLTSGNKFDFSLGNAYSFSGGLKCKVSMGGNTDVYVGVRNSLDISANFMTTLQGNLHWMLPGSRAYEINDSASTLLQTLHKQSATRAIRLSAGQDASAVLQKQLDKLKGTVRKFMIVSGLANVGAAAAAAALIKGSDASADLPWESFGVSAGQFAGATAVSAGLMATSRALLMNIAKLQATLPLIADLSLGKHGIALAAKNLAHATRMSLTVDGVTWSTHGKGPGAADVAMSVGKGHWGVESAKHAHVHANDTVLFAVPADPATKLDLKDLIGLRQNLDACLKDIADLEADISEHQVLSTDQNAFGVSALVPTPPSPADAVEAIAIKAKEAKLVELNAKQKLVALKIDNLQQKFVKHVKNLSAVRISASDAELGFKGNRLVATADGVTLAHAQGKAKLDVSETKIGVEAGKSSVEVDEGKIAAECGSTALKLGSDGAINVRATNLKLSGSASVKIDGQLIQLG, from the coding sequence ATGTCTTCGTCCCACCAACTGATAGCCGACGCGGCGTCCGCGAACGCGCGGCGCTTCGCATTCGTCAGCGACGCGTACGGCGACATGACGTTTGAAGTCGTCGACGTGACCGGGCGCGAGGCGATCTCGCAGCCGTACCGATTCGAGCTGACGCTCATAAGCGCGGAGCCCCAAATCGACTTCACAAAGATGCTGAGCCGCGCGGCGACGCTGACGATCCGCCCGCAGTATGGCAACGCCAACACGACGCGCTATTCCGGTGTGCTCGCCGAGTTCGACCAGCTGAACGGCTTTCGCAACCGTACCGTCTATCGTGCGGTACTCGTGCCGCGCCTCTGGCAGTTGTCGCAGTACAAAGTGTCCGACGTCTACCTGAACGAACAGACGATTCCGGACATCGTGAAGAGGGTGCTGCGCGCCGCGTCGTTCGGCGGCCGTGACTACCGGTTCCGGCACGGCGGCGCCTATCGGAAGCGCAGCTTCGTCTGCCAGTACGACGAAAGCCATCTCGATTTCGTGTCGCGCTGGATGGAAAAGGAAGGCATCTATTACTACTTCGAGCAGGACGGCGCGCGCGACACGCTCGTGATTGTCGACGAGCGCCGCCATCAGCCGGGCCCCGCCGACGATCTCGCACTCCGCTACCTGCCCCCGACGGATTTCGACACGGGCATCGACGCAAACCGCGTGCAGGCGTTCGCGTGCCGCGCGAAGCCGCTGCCACGCGAAGTTGTGCTACGCGATTTCAATCACCGAAAAGCGGAGCTACCGCTCGAAGTCCGCGAGAGCGTGTCACGCGACGGCGTCGGCGAACGGGTGTCAAGCGACGAGCATTTTCATACGAAGGAGGAAGGCCAGCGCTATGCGAAGCTGCGCGCCGAGGCGCTGATCTGCGAAGGCCGCCGATTCGCGGGCGAAGCGACCGCGACCGGGCTGCGCGCAGGCCGCTTCATCGCGCTCTCGGGCCACTATCGTACGGATTTCGACGGCCGCTATCTGGTGACGGCGGTCACGCACCGCGGCTCGCAGGCGTGCCTGCTGTTTCCCGATCTCGACACGCCGTTCGGCGCGACGCCGCGCGAAGTCGTCTACCGCAGCGAATTCGACGCGATTCCCGCGAACGTCCAGTACCGGCCACCGCGCACGACTCCGAAGCCGCAAGCGGCGGGCGTCGTCAGCGCGATCGTCGACGGCGAGGGCAGCGGCAAGCTCGCCGAACTCGACGAATACGGGCAATACAAAGTGCGCTTTCCGTTTGCACATACCGCCCATCCGGCGAATAAGGGCTCCGCACGGATTCGGATGGCGACGCCGTATTCGGGCCGCGACCGTGGCATGCATCTGCCGCTCCTGAAGCAGACCGAGGTAAAGATCGCATTCGACGGCGGCGATCCCGACCGCCCCGTCATTGTCGGCGCGGTGCCCAATTCGTCGCACCACAGCGTCGTGACGCGCAAAAATCCCGCCGCGCACCGGATCATGACCGAACACAACCAGCTCTACATGAAGGACGGCAGCGACGCAGCGACGTGGTTGCACGCGCCGAACAACCATATCGGCATCGGCGCGGTCGGGCCGAGCGACGGGCTCGCGCTTCTCACGTCCGGCAACAAGTTCGATTTCTCGCTCGGCAACGCGTACAGCTTCTCGGGTGGACTCAAATGCAAAGTGTCGATGGGCGGCAACACCGACGTCTACGTCGGCGTGCGCAACAGTCTCGACATTAGCGCGAATTTCATGACGACGCTGCAAGGCAACCTGCACTGGATGCTGCCCGGCAGCCGGGCCTACGAGATCAACGACAGCGCGTCGACGCTGCTACAGACGCTCCACAAGCAGTCCGCAACGCGTGCTATCCGGCTGTCCGCGGGGCAGGACGCGTCTGCCGTGCTGCAAAAGCAGCTCGATAAGCTGAAAGGCACGGTCCGCAAGTTCATGATCGTGTCGGGCCTCGCGAATGTAGGGGCAGCAGCAGCCGCGGCAGCGCTCATCAAGGGCAGCGATGCAAGCGCCGATTTGCCATGGGAGAGCTTCGGCGTGTCTGCCGGACAGTTCGCCGGCGCGACTGCCGTCAGCGCCGGCCTAATGGCGACATCCCGCGCGCTGCTGATGAACATCGCAAAGCTGCAGGCGACGCTGCCGCTCATCGCCGACCTGTCGCTCGGCAAGCACGGCATCGCCCTCGCGGCGAAGAACCTGGCGCACGCGACCCGGATGTCGTTGACCGTAGACGGCGTCACGTGGTCAACGCACGGCAAAGGGCCGGGCGCAGCCGATGTCGCCATGAGCGTCGGCAAAGGCCATTGGGGCGTCGAATCGGCGAAACATGCGCACGTCCACGCGAACGACACGGTGCTGTTCGCGGTACCGGCCGATCCGGCGACCAAGCTCGACCTCAAGGACCTGATCGGGCTGCGTCAGAATCTCGACGCATGTCTGAAGGACATCGCCGATCTCGAAGCCGACATCTCGGAGCACCAAGTACTGTCGACCGATCAAAACGCGTTCGGCGTGAGTGCGCTCGTGCCGACGCCACCGTCGCCGGCCGACGCAGTCGAGGCGATCGCGATCAAGGCCAAAGAGGCGAAGCTCGTCGAGCTGAACGCAAAGCAGAAGCTGGTCGCGCTAAAGATCGACAACCTGCAGCAAAAATTCGTGAAGCACGTAAAGAATCTGAGCGCCGTGCGGATAAGCGCATCCGACGCGGAGCTCGGCTTCAAGGGCAACCGGCTCGTCGCGACAGCCGACGGCGTCACGCTCGCCCACGCGCAGGGCAAGGCGAAGCTCGACGTCAGTGAAACGAAGATCGGCGTCGAAGCGGGCAAATCGAGCGTCGAGGTCGACGAAGGAAAGATTGCGGCCGAGTGCGGCTCGACGGCGCTCAAGCTCGGCAGCGACGGCGCGATCAATGTGCGTGCGACGAACCTCAAGCTGAGCGGCAGCGCGTCGGTGAAGATCGACGGCCAACTGATCCAGCTCGGCTGA